One genomic segment of Naumovozyma castellii chromosome 7, complete genome includes these proteins:
- the TAO3 gene encoding Tao3p (ancestral locus Anc_2.232) translates to MNTGFTFPAQSSDDHPNNPQDHFAGTNTNNNNSDFIFPRSAEHQDDIQEFHLNQQQEHIVQYPQDPIHHNFAIDNPNIPVIAIPSPIEIPEMNNDSANTAQRQTSTFSMNHSPIGIPDVAELRTPNINTYIQQEPAIPVENDKAINTNINSGIAITPTESTNQSASEEYVTNLRQQMATDWKNPSEYALHILFTKFIRFAENKLNLCLQHPLSSEPSIVDIIGEGVDPEFDNVIESLGHVAKKKPKPVIDAMMFWRKTKSEAANLASDELERLFREYDIDQQLLQQQDKKLQSPQNVEPLGQLQNQPNIKRSNSKMGSLHRSTSRSIMKTITSRNASMSGTGDDLLKHKRNTSSKSSKSSVGGGRFSSDFERSREIDMLIEKTRINALQEDRKSLISIYILCRVLIEIVKQTPEEGDDELNDKLEEIVFTQLKTTDPISVSSSIIKSSNWNAFAELLGYMSEKKFVSVSDRFISDLEKIPKHISLEMEPTVHLLILGMRYLRLKNYPLEKFEESADFMESLSKFFANTTNLSVRLAYAEVTNQLLLPMAGSLTAEVNHPTWLKAMTLLLQTSKKLQADNKYWASGFKLTVSILCASPPNLFTEQWITLIESNISKIRTKNLLDRVIFAVGISRLVWVFLYRCTETLNNTTRTLTNLLKLYLNTKKKENWITTDLELINPLSDVLVSIGYLHPNFLMENAVIPLIRQSFNGSSLDNINYERMLLALNTYKGFIMTTEKPEFPENDSRYYEINLNKLSINQNKTLNINNEEVCSYFNKLFILLDSNIGSEVWSPENQHQKQPSTPFSSFGFNFSNDNESSMNRNLNIALFATVIEVIPCCLSVSSNIPYKSTIEILSRNAVHDDLLIATSCQNALKSLASKKNPYTLITWFAKYSFDFDEKTQSSYNMSYLSSKEYNKLVNLYVELLEYWLEEFQTSKNEENKKGTGLDGIQLIPVESESDSSSETEKIEWKNIATVIEEVEGNGLFFLCAHDSKIRRLGIQILRIISNFDRAMAEKTVSISGSHSRSSSSHFVPDQGTRLIDLLEDTDVISLVGSYKSSLSSAEKGRLSRLKSKYKKGLLSKLAQSEYGVDTALWQKAFPKLLALIFKKCPITMALCRSIICIRLVQVHEIVLRIAKDKNDMKQENGSPESIINQWRIYLIAACTSLTSTSDQKLHIPNNNMQHGRKKSQQIFTVQHQKIKSAKSIFKMVLPLLNSKNSLIQVAIIAGLSSMNVNIYKTYIESIDSILGGWNEKSSNNGLRIEMFHILTILSDFLKDPLIYNDTWILKKISSFLRNTKSFLENDTVQYSYEYQRLRSYFASLLKSYYSTIREHPLIEELFPFQARTSCFNYLKEWCGYGEFAHVARDRYEIMIRKTETDHDKTAISTGIEFQKTKLEMLTLETMAVLCSDPITETIEDLPNIPIVISFDTTALLSWIEALFNADNETVRALGVTTLENLLEKNKDNVKLFKDVGLQCVSHHNNPAVAVLYYTTLCKSVLKLDELILEEDELVSLGLYGLVSDKEDTRTDAVALLSAVETKLHNSSYTKVFRERLANSSKTVYKSTAKEISSIFAELLSQDLCLRIFSSMTRILDLFTFETKRDLLVLMVPWVNKFVLKSIDEIDTFMVLNNMFYITVDLNDSLPKEIEEVWISLGKGNSFQNIHVSLEYIIQSSMKHKNPNFVQCARDVVLYLSNVPGGIGLMDSLLSNLDPKSMIPNPNQQILEPKSHEDVFFIGNIWDRLNYQGKHIIFSKTQLSIIFLVNLLTNPSESIKTKMPSLIHISLCLLDHYVPLIQECASKVLCNIIFGVAPTHPKAEEIVEIIRDRTLLWSYDNLVKDKGGARSPKTMDPLVRNIVTIFSDIPGFQMDWQKVALKWATTCSVRHVACRSFQIFRSLLTFLDQEMLKDMLHRLSNTISDENTDIQGFAMQILMTLNAIMAELDPTDLISFPQLFWSITACLSTIHEQEFIEVLSCITKFISKIDLDSPDTVQCLISTFPSNWEGRFDGLQQIVMTGLRSSNSFEITLKFLDKLNLLKDSQIVANPESRLLFALIADLPRFLHAMDRKDFSNVQTATSSLIALANANNQPSLSRLIDSLAKNKFRSKQDFLSQVVSFISGNFFPTFAAETLTFLLGLLLNKIDWIKIQTLEILKYLFPLIDLKRPEFLGVGADLISPLLRLLLTEHDFLALEVLDVIPNVSGSKMDKDVLRISMGNRDIKNNNNMSTTLFGLPEPSGWSIPMPSFTAATTRHNVHAVFMTCTETTTEENAIDEPENMDDLVEFHADGDYGLTRVDTNTDYGLARVDTSNDYGLARIDTNETASVAEEKDASLSHMWAELDNLDSFFTKDTALNTITSNWKQKLAEEPTPVRNKNVYNLRSPAQSMLGVVSSAKSKSMESPQDSLFRFEDFVRTSYKSNRRKWQYHRQHQQLLSKTIHEQSPQYRNTSSSPYAGK, encoded by the coding sequence ATGAACACCGGTTTCACGTTCCCTGCTCAAAGCAGTGATGATCATCCAAATAACCCACAGGATCATTTCGCAGGTACTAATacaaataacaataacagtGACTTCATATTCCCCAGAAGTGCTGAGCATCAAGATGATATACAAgaatttcatttgaatcaacaacaagaacacATAGTACAATACCCTCAAGATCCAATACACCACAACTTTGCAATAGATAACCCTAATATACCTGTAATTGCCATCCCATCACCGATTGAAATACCAGAAATGAATAATGACAGTGCAAACACAGCCCAAAGACAAACAtcaacattttcaatgaatcaTTCTCCTATCGGAATACCTGATGTGGCAGAATTGAGGACTCCAAATATTAATACATACATACAGCAAGAACCTGCTATCCCAGTTGAGAATGATAAAGCAATAAATACGAATATAAATTCGGGAATCGCAATTACCCCAACAGAATCAACAAATCAATCAGCAAGCGAAGAATATGTTACAAATCTACGACAACAAATGGCTACAGATTGGAAAAATCCTTCTGAATATGCCTTacatatattatttactAAATTTATCAGGTTCgcagaaaataaattgaatctttGCCTACAACATCCTTTATCATCAGAACCATCCATTGTAGATATAATCGGTGAAGGTGTAGATCCTGAATTCGATAATGTCATTGAATCATTGGGCCATGTAGcgaagaagaaaccaaagCCTGTCATTGATGCAATGATGTTTTGGAGAAAGACAAAATCTGAAGCTGCTAATTTAGCATCCGATGAGCTAGAAAGATTATTTAGGGAATATGATATTGACCAGCAACtactacaacaacaagataaaaaattacaatCACCACAAAATGTGGAACCTCTCGGTCAGTTGCAAAATCAACCTAATATAAAACGTTCCAACTCAAAAATGGGATCATTACATCGTTCCACTTCGAGAAGTATAATGAAGACTATTACAAGTAGAAATGCATCCATGTCTGGAACAGGGGATGATTTACTCAAACACAAAAGAAACACGtcatcaaaatcttctAAATCATCTGTTGGAGGCGGTAGATTCTCCTcagattttgaaagatcaaGAGAAATTGACATGCTAATAGAAAAAACCAGAATAAATGCACTACAAGAGGACAGAAAATCATTGATAAGTATCTACATTCTCTGTAGGGttcttattgaaattgtgaAACAAACTCCTGAAGAAGGAGAcgatgaattgaatgataaattggaagaaatcGTCTTTACACAACTAAAAACAACAGATCCAATATCAGTTTCATCCAGCAtaattaaatcatccaattgGAACGCATTTGCCGAATTATTAGGTTATATGTcagagaagaaatttgttTCTGTCAGTGATAGATTTATTTCCGATTTAGAAAAGATTCCCAAACATATTTCGTTAGAAATGGAACCCACCGTCCATCTTTTAATACTAGGTATGCGATATCTTCGATTAAAGAATTACccattggaaaaatttgagGAGAGTGCTGATTTTATGGAAAGTTTATCTAAATTTTTTGCAAATACGACAAATTTATCCGTAAGACTGGCATACGCAGAAGTAACAAACCAGTTGTTATTACCAATGGCAGGGTCATTAACCGCAGAAGTGAATCATCCAACTTGGCTAAAAGCTATGACCCTGTTACTACAAACTTCTAAGAAACTACAGGCCGACAACAAATATTGGGCCAGTGGATTCAAACTCACAGTTTCCATCTTATGTGCATCTCCACCGAACTTATTTACTGAACAATGGATTACTTTAATTGAATCTAATATAAGCAAGATTAGAACAAAAAACCTCTTAGACCGTGTTATATTCGCTGTCGGAATTTCCAGACTAGTTTGGGTGTTTCTTTACAGATGTACTGAAACTTTAAATAACACAACAAGAACGTTAACAaatcttttgaaactttACTTAAACACcaaaaagaaagagaacTGGATTACAACAGACTTAGAGTTAATAAATCCCCTATCAGATGTCCTCGTGTCTATCGGTTACCTACatccaaattttttaatggaAAACGCTGTTATTCCACTCATTCGTCAATCGTTCAACGGATCATCTTTGGATAATATCAATTATGAAAGAATGCTGCTGGCTTTAAACACCTACAAGGGCTTCATAATGACTACAGAAAAACCTGAGTTTCCAGAGAACGATAGTAGGTATTATGAGATTAActtgaataaattatcaattaatcaaaataaaacattgaatattaataatgagGAAGTTTGCAGTTACTTCAACAAACTGTTTATTCTCTTGGACTCGAATATAGGTTCTGAGGTTTGGTCTCCGGAGAATCAACACCAAAAACAACCATCTACACCGTTTAGCTCTTTTGGgttcaatttttctaatGACAATGAAAGTTCCATGAATAGAAATCTTAATATTGCCCTTTTTGCTACCGTTATTGAAGTCATCCCATGTTGTTTGTCTGTTTCCTCAAATATTCCATATAaatcaacaattgaaattctttcaaGGAATGCTGTACACGACGATCTACTGATAGCAACAAGTTGTCAAAATGCATTGAAATCACTTGCATCTAAAAAGAATCCATACACTTTGATAACGTGGTTTGCTAAATACTCCTTCGATTTCGATGAGAAAACTCAATCGAGCTATAATATGTCCTATCTATCATCGAAGGAATATAACAAGCTTGTTAATTTATACGTTGAATTGCTCGAATATTGGCTGGAAGAATTCCAAACTTCAAAAAACgaagaaaacaagaaaGGTACTGGACTTGACGGTATCCAATTGATACCAGTTGAATCTGAATCTGATTCATCCAGTGAGACTGAAAAAATAGaatggaaaaatattgCCACtgttattgaagaagtggaGGGTAATGGTTTATTCTTTCTGTGTGCCCACGATTCAAAAATTCGTAGGCTAGGTATCCAGATATTAAGAATTATTTCTAATTTTGATAGGGCAATGGCTGAAAAGACAGTAAGTATATCAGGCAGCCACTCCcgttcatcatcatctcATTTTGTTCCAGATCAAGGTACTCGTTTAATAGATCTTCTAGAGGATACTGATGTCATATCATTAGTGGGATCGTACAAATCTTCTTTAAGTTCAGCAGAGAAAGGCAGGTTAAGCAGATTAAAATCGAAGTACAAAAAAGGGTTACTCTCAAAACTTGCCCAATCAGAATATGGCGTTGATACAGCTCTATGGCAGAAAGCCTTCCCAAAATTGCTGGCTCTAATTTTTAAGAAATGCCCAATTACCATGGCTTTATGTCGCTCCATTATATGCATTCGTTTAGTGCAGGTTCATGAAATTGTTTTGCGCATAGCTAAAGACAAGAATGACATGAAGCAAGAGAATGGTTCTCCTGAAAGTATAATAAACCAATGGAGAATCTATTTGATTGCAGCTTGCACGTCGTTAACTTCTACGAGCGATCAAAAATTACacattccaaataataacatgCAGCATGGAAGGAAAAAAAGTCAACAAATCTTTACTGTTCAACATCAAAAAATTAAGTCTGCGAAATCCATCTTTAAAATGGTATTACCGCTTCTTAATTCAAAGAACTCTCTTATACAGGTGGCCATTATTGCAGGATTAAGTTCAATGAATGTGAATATATACAAAACTTATATCGAAAGCATTGATAGTATTCTAGGTGGGTGGAACGAAAAGAGttcaaataatggattGCGAATAGAAATGTTTCATATTCTGACTATTCTTAGTGATTTTCTCAAGGACCCGCTTATTTATAATGATACGtggatattgaaaaagatatCCTCATTTTTAAGGAACACAAAATCCTTTTTAGAAAATGACACTGTCCAGTATTCATACGAGTATCAACGCCTACGAAGCTATTTTGcatctttattaaaaagTTATTACTCTACTATCAGGGAGCATCCACTGATCGAGGAATTATTTCCATTCCAAGCTAGAACTTCATGcttcaattatttgaaagaatggTGTGGTTACGGTGAGTTTGCCCATGTTGCACGAGACCGTTACGAAATTATGATCCGTAAAACAGAGACAGACCACGATAAAACTGCAATTTCTACGGGAATTGAGTTTCAAAAAactaaattggaaatgCTTACTCTTGAGACCATGGCAGTACTATGTTCTGATCCTATCACCGAGACAATTGAAGACCTTCCGAATATACCTATCGTCATATCTTTCGATACCACCGCATTACTGTCTTGGATTGAAGCATTATTCAATGCAGATAATGAAACCGTAAGAGCTTTAGGTGTGACAACATTAGAAAACCTTctggaaaaaaataaagacAATGTTAAGTTATTCAAAGATGTGGGCCTTCAATGTGTGTCTCACCACAATAATCCAGCAGTTGCTGTGCTTTATTATACAACTTTATGCAAATCAGTTTTaaaattggatgaattaattttggaagaagatgaactGGTTTCTCTAGGGTTATATGGATTGGTATCTGATAAGGAAGATACAAGAACTGATGCAGTTGCTCTTCTCTCCGCTGTAGAAACTAAATTACACAATTCATCTTATACTAAAGTCTTCAGGGAGAGGCTtgcaaattcttcaaagacaGTATACAAGTCTACCGCAAAGGAGATATCTAGCATTTTTGCAGAATTACTTTCTCAAGATTTATGTCTACGTATATTTTCAAGCATGACCAGAATATTAGATCTATTCACTTTTGAGACGAAACGAGATTTGTTAGTCCTAATGGTTCCTTGGGTGAATAAATTTGTTCTAAAATCGatagatgaaattgatactTTCATggttttaaataatatgTTTTATATTACTGTTGACCTGAACGATAGTCTTCCCAAGGAAATAGAAGAAGTATGGATTTCGTTAGGGAAGGGCAATTCCTTCCAGAATATCCATGTTTCGttagaatatattattcaatCTTCCATGAAACACAAGAACCCAAATTTTGTTCAGTGTGCGAGAGATGTTGTGTTGTACCTTTCTAATGTTCCGGGAGGGATAGGTTTAATGGACTCTTTACTCAGTAATCTCGACCCAAAATCCATGATTCCAAATCCTAATCAACAAATCCTAGAACCCAAGAGCCATGAGGACGTCTTTTTTATTGGAAATATATGGGATCGTCTAAACTACCAAGGCAAACATATCATATTTTCGAAAACTCAACTATCCATAATTTTTCTGGTAAATTTGCTCACAAACCCAAGTGAGTCAATAAAAACTAAAATGCCATCATTGATACATATCTCCCTTTGTTTATTGGATCATTATGTGCCTCTTATTCAAGAATGTGCATCTAAAGTCCTTTGCAACATTATCTTTGGAGTTGCTCCAACTCACCCGAAGGCAGAGGAGATTGTGGAAATTATAAGAGACAGAACCTTACTTTGGTCATATGATAATCTTGTGAAGGATAAAGGAGGCGCCCGCTCACCAAAGACCATGGACCCACTAGTCAGAAATATTGTTACAATCTTTTCGGACATACCAGGTTTTCAAATGGATTGGCAAAAGGTTGCATTAAAATGGGCCACCACATGTTCTGTAAGACATGTTGCTTGTAGAtcatttcaaatatttagatcTCTTCTGACATTCCTCGATCAAGAAATGCTAAAAGATATGTTGCATAGATTATCGAATACAATATCGGATGAAAACACAGATATACAAGGGTTTGCCATGCAAATCCTTATGACCTTGAATGCAATAATGGCAGAACTTGATCCAACAGATTTGATTAGTTTCCCTCAATTATTTTGGTCGATTACTGCTTGTCTAAGTACTATTCatgaacaagaatttaTCGAAGTACTGTCATGCATTACCAAATTTATCTCTAAAATTGATTTAGATTCGCCAGATACGGTACAATGTTTAATTTCAACATTTCCCTCAAATTGGGAAGGGAGATTTGATGGTTTGCAGCAAATAGTAATGACTGGGCTGAGATCATCCAATTCGTTTGAGATAACTCTTAAATTTttagataaattaaatttactAAAGGATAGCCAAATTGTTGCTAATCCAGAATCCCGTTTATTGTTTGCTTTAATTGCCGATTTACCAAGATTCTTACATGCTATGGATAGGAAAGATTTTTCCAATGTACAAACTGCTACAAGTTCATTAATAGCACTGGCTAACGCAAATAACCAACCTTCCTTATCAAgattaattgattcattggCTAAGAATAAATTCAGGTCCAAACAAGATTTCTTAAGCCAAGTTGTCAGTTTCATATCTGGAAATTTTTTCCCAACATTTGCTGCAGAGACATTGACCTTTTTGTTAGGTTTATTGTTAAATAAGATTGATTGGATTAAAATCCAAACCTTAGagatattaaaatatttatttccCCTAATTGATTTGAAGAGACCTGAATTTTTGGGTGTTGGTGCTGATTTAATTTCTCCATTATTACGCTTGTTACTTACTGAACACGATTTTTTGGCATTAGAAGTACTTGATGTTATACCTAATGTTTCAGGAAGTAAAATGGATAAAGACGTGCTAAGGATTAGTATGGGGAACAGGGACATTaagaacaataataacatgAGTACTACATTATTTGGTTTACCGGAACCCAGTGGTTGGTCAATTCCAATGCCATCATTCACTGCAGCTACAACGAGACATAACGTTCATGCAGTTTTTATGACATGCACGGAGACAAcaacagaagaaaatgCAATAGACGAGCCAGAAAACATGGATGATTTGGTTGAGTTCCATGCAGATGGGGACTATGGTCTCACCAGGGTGGATACTAATACAGATTATGGTCTTGCTAGAGTCGATACCAGCAATGATTACGGTTTAGCAAGAATTGATACGAACGAGACAGCATCAGTAGCGGAGGAAAAAGATGCCTCTTTGAGCCACATGTGGGCTGAACTAGATAATTTAGACAGTTTCTTTACGAAGGATACAGCATTAAACACGATAACCTCGAACTGGAAACAAAAGCTAGCTGAGGAACCAACTCCAGTGAGAAATAAGAATGTTTACAATCTAAGATCACCTGCGCAATCAATGCTTGGAGTTGTTTCTTCAGCGAAAAGTAAGAGTATGGAATCCCCTCAAGATAGTTTATTcagatttgaagattttgtGAGAACTTCATACAAGAGTAATAGAAGAAAGTGGCAGTACCATAGACAACATCAACAATTGTTGTCCAAGACCATTCATGAACAATCACCACAATACAGGAATACATCCTCTAGTCCATATGCCGGTAAATAA
- the UBP7 gene encoding ubiquitin-specific protease UBP7 (ancestral locus Anc_5.712), translating to MPSAYEKSTFTPEYSNELLRRIQSVYKEDIKHYYPQLKLEKLLDLLEHTEYLFELFLHFGHEGNNKDALTSFIVGCYYLFLIMPQSIQFQSRNKSYGIYSDLKKLYENQASMTNVLLMVKDEIETILEKTAEREINETNNRIVRQRAYSVPDSNDLTEQLHSLSVSDRNLKSPPRKILMNNSFEHSDSDVINEENDMSSPLWTAPPLEPTDQLKLAVLGNETLPPPVIPYEADIQERTDLLKQPSIPELSPTTTSLKNSKDFNSPFQSVISLDNDIPLVREPSNNRSFRETNADRSQTHRKDSYHSVYMIDEESTDKLNQFYDSTDYIQDLQRLQKQSIITAQELLSILSCPPERIKLLLIDLRWSKRTALNHIVAPNVVSIDPHLLWDSATSTPIYNMETLEKLLDNELFNRRHEFEYVVYYTDMKTYMHSDFDYNFTLFYLLTTETTNILRSTPTYLLGGYDKWKVFLHHYAKEYDINIPDYLYRPYDKALKSETPEEFEETKNKHVLEPPSWRPPELPVRIRKRPPPPPPALLPVPPSPPVKPRIVDDVNRPKKTLMNLHSARPLLHERNYQIPPHLQQTTTLTRRPSIPTIERSPNLYVSLSITGLRNLGNTCYINSMLQCLFATRRFRDLFLTSKYSSFLNGSKFPNSPMISNSFNLLFKKMYLNGGCSVVPTSFLKNCNVLRPDLKIPDDQQDTQEFLMIILDRLHDELSNQQEVVNEYPSLMLYDTNHLRVQHEEYKHWFEKSVIGNGLSPIDEIFQGQIENGLQCQRCGHSSFNYSTFYVLSLAIPKPSPTGFSRSKRVKLEDCINMFTNDEMLSGENAWDCPNCGSNAQDRVRVNTDQSVKKKRQGEEHRHKSRFFGLPTRPHRSLSPFRKSGSSSTNSTSKIKHEQQWKTKKLITIKTLNFIMLPPVLVIHLSRFFYDLTKKNKTVITYPLILNIVLKNNEVAKYKLYGIVNHTGNLISGHYTSLVNKEPGHNLNHNQQRWYYFDDEVVKAEGNHGDIDNGISKVSSKDVYVLFYERLYE from the coding sequence ATGCCCTCGGCTTATGAGAAGTCCACTTTTACCCCTGAGTACTCTAATGAGCTGCTCCGACGAATCCAAAGCGTATACAAGGAAGATATTAAACATTATTACCCACAATTAAAATTAGAGAAGTTGTTGGATCTATTAGAACATACAGAATACCTTTTTGAACTGTTTTTACATTTTGGTCATGAGGGAAACAATAAAGATGCCTTAACTTCCTTTATTGTTGGGTGTTACTATTTGTTCCTGATAATGCCTCAATCTATCCAATTTCaatcaagaaataaatCATATGGTATATATtctgatttgaagaaactttACGAAAATCAGGCAAGTATGACAAATGTACTTCTGATGgttaaagatgaaattgaaacaatattggaaaagacGGCAGAAAGGGAAATTAACGAAACAAATAATCGAATAGTTAGACAAAGGGCATATTCAGTACCTGACAGTAATGACCTTACAGAACAATTACATTCACTGTCTGTATCAGATCGGAATCTGAAAAGCCCACCGCGTAAGATTTTAATGAACAATTCCTTTGAACACAGCGACAGTGATGTTATTAATGAGGAAAATGATATGTCTTCACCATTATGGACTGCTCCCCCTTTAGAACCTACagatcaattgaaattggcTGTGCTGGGGAACGAAACATTACCTCCACCTGTAATACCATACGAAGCAGACATTCAAGAAAGAACAGATTTATTAAAGCAACCTAGTATACCTGAATTATCACCGACAACAACAAGTTTGAAAAACTCAAAGGATTTCAACTCACCATTCCAATCTGTAATAAGTTTAGACAATGATATCCCCTTGGTTAGAGAACCATCTAATAATAGATCCTTTCGAGAAACGAATGCCGATAGGTCACAAACCCATAGGAAGGATTCTTATCATTCTGTTTATATGATAGATGAAGAGAGTACCGATAAACTTAACCAGTTTTATGATAGCACAGATTATATTCAAGACTTGCAAAGATTACAAAAGCAAAGTATTATAACAGCGCAAGAATTGTTATCCATCCTATCATGTCCACCTGAACGgataaaattgttattgatTGATTTGAGATGGTCAAAAAGAACTGCTCTCAATCATATTGTTGCACCAAACGTTGTATCCATTGACCCACATCTGTTATGGGACTCTGCCACAAGTACACCCATCTATAACATGGAAACGTTAGAAAAATTActtgataatgaattattcaatCGTAGACACGAATTTGAATATGTCGTTTACTACACAGATATGAAGACATACATGCATTCTGATTTTGATTATAATTTTACGCTGTTTTATCTTTTAACGACAGAGacaacaaatattcttcGATCTACTCCTACATATTTATTAGGAGGATATGATAAATGGAAAGTCTTTTTACATCATTATGCCaaagaatatgatattAATATTCCAGATTATCTATATAGACCTTATGATAAGGCTCTCAAATCAGAAACTcctgaagaatttgaagaaacgAAAAATAAGCATGTCTTGGAACCACCATCATGGAGGCCTCCTGAACTTCCAGTTAGGATTAGAAAAAGGCCTCCTCCACCTCCACCAGCATTACTACCTGTTCCTCCGAGTCCACCAGTAAAGCCAAGAATAGTTGACGACGTAAACCGTCCAAAGAAGactttaatgaatttacaTTCAGCAAGACCCTTACTTCATGaaagaaattatcaaatacCACCACATTTGCAACAAACTACTACGCTGACAAGAAGACCATCTATCCCAACTATTGAAAGAAGTCCAAACTTATATGtttctttatcaattaCAGGATTAAGAAATCTGGGTAATACATGTTATATTAACAGCATGTTGCAATGTTTATTTGCTACTAGAAGATTTAGAGATTTGTTCTTAACTTCAAAATACTCTTCATTCTTAAATGGATCCAAATTTCCTAACTCCCCGATGATCtccaattcattcaatttattatttaaaaaaatgtaCCTGAATGGGGGATGTTCGGTGGTTCCAACAtcattcttgaaaaattgtaaTGTTTTAAGACCTGATTTAAAAATACCAGATGATCAACAGGATACTCAAGAATTTTTGATGATAATCTTGGACAGATTACATGATGAACTTTCTAATCAACAAGAAGTGGTAAACGAATATCCAAGTTTAATGTTATATGATACTAATCATTTACGAGTGCAACACGAGGAATATAAGCATTGGTTTGAGAAAAGTGTGATTGGGAATGGGTTATCAcccattgatgaaatatttcagggacaaattgaaaatggatTACAATGTCAACGTTGTGGacattcttctttcaattattCTACATTTTATGTCCTATCATTAGCCATCCCAAAACCATCTCCCACAGGATTTTCCAGATCAAAAAGAGTTAAGTTAGAGGATTGCATAAATATGTTTACCAATGATGAAATGCTTTCTGGAGAAAACGCGTGGGATTGCCCTAATTGTGGATCCAATGCCCAAGATCGAGTCAGAGTTAATACAGATCAATcagtgaagaagaaaagacaAGGTGAAGAACATAGGCACAAGTCTAGGTTTTTTGGCTTACCTACAAGACCACACAGATCTTTATCGCCGTTTAGAAAATCAGGATCATCGTCAACGAATTCCACTTCTAAGATTAAGCATGAGCAACAATGGAAAACAAAGAAGTTGATTACCATAAAAACGTTGAATTTTATTATGCTTCCACCAGTCCTGGTTATCCACCTTTCCCGATTTTTTTATGATTtgacgaagaagaataagaCTGTCATTACATACCCATTGATCCTAAACATTgttttaaagaataatgaAGTTGCCAAGTATAAGTTATATGGTATTGTGAACCATACAGGTAATTTAATTAGTGGTCATTATACTTCATTGGTCAATAAGGAGCCAGGCCATAATTTGAATCATAACCAACAAAGATGGTATTATTtcgatgatgaagttgtGAAGGCCGAGGGGAACCATGGTGACATTGATAATGGTATTTCGAAAGTTTCCAGTAAGGATGTATACGTGCTATTCTATGAAAGACTttatgaataa